The Vibrio alginolyticus NBRC 15630 = ATCC 17749 genomic sequence CTTTCCCTTGTGTGGCGACATACCAAAACTGGTTGTAATCAAAATTGCTTCGATACGCTTCGCGACAGGTGTAATACACATTCTGTACATCAACCAAAATGGCGATTTTTTGTTTGCTTTCCGAACTCATCTATTTCTACGCTCAATTTATTTGCTGCCTACCCTATGTCAGTTTTGGAAAAAGCACAATGAGCCAATTCCACTAAACTTAACGTATAAAAAGTTATTTGGGTTTCTAGGGGAACTGTCATGGGCGGAAAGTTACTAGTGATACTGCTTTCTTGTATCTTGTCATCGACAGCATTTGGTTATCCAGCGCACTCCAAATACTGGCCACATAGAAGTGTGCTCTACTTTGCGCCGGAAAATGATGAATACGTCAAACAATTCTTGCTAGAAACACTTATGAATGAGTGTGAGTTGGAAGACAGAGATGTCGTCACACTGGTCATTACAGAACAAGGTTATACTTTTCCTGCTTGGCTTAAAGAAGAGTTCGACCTAAAAATGCTAGCTCGTCTTTATGCGGTCGAAAAAGGTTCTCATACTGCTATTTTGCTTGGTAAAGATGGTCTAGAAAAGCACCGTTGGGGCGCAGAAACAGACTGGCCGTTTATCAACAACCTCATTGATCAAATGCCTATGCGTAAGCAAGAAATGCAGAGGCAACAAAGCCCCTGTAA encodes the following:
- a CDS encoding DUF4174 domain-containing protein; amino-acid sequence: MGGKLLVILLSCILSSTAFGYPAHSKYWPHRSVLYFAPENDEYVKQFLLETLMNECELEDRDVVTLVITEQGYTFPAWLKEEFDLKMLARLYAVEKGSHTAILLGKDGLEKHRWGAETDWPFINNLIDQMPMRKQEMQRQQSPCKI